Part of the Candidatus Eisenbacteria bacterium genome is shown below.
CCCTTATCGGGCCGCGCCAGTGTGGCAAGACCACTCTCGCGCGTTCGCTGGACGGGATCTATTTCGACCTCGAACAAGAATCCGAGCGCCTCAGGCTCGACCTCGAGTGGGATCGCCTCGCGGCCGGGAAGGACCTCGTGATCTTGGACGAGGCTCAAGGGTGCCCGGACACCTTCGCTCGTCTGCGCGGGACCATCGACCGAGATCGCAAGCGGAAGGGTCGCTTCCTGCTTCTCGGATCCGTTTCCCCCTCGCTGATGATCCGCGTCTCCGAGTCGCTGGCGGGCCGCTTGTCGCTTGTCGATCTGACCCCGCTCCTCTTCAACGAGCTCCGAACAAAGGCATCGCGCGAGCGCCTCTGGTTGTGCGGGGGCTACCCCGATGGCGGGGTGCTGAGGGCCGGACCGTATCCGCGTTGGCAACTGGATTACCTGGCTCTTCTGACGCAGCGCGATCTCCCGACCTGGGGTTTGCCCGCGAGGCCGCGGACGACCGATCGGCTGCTCCGCATGCTGGCCGCGCTTCACGGGCAGGTGTGGAATGCCACGCAAGTGGGCCAGAGCCTCGGGCTCTCGTACCACACCGTCAACAGCTACCTGGACTATCTGGAGGGGGCTTTCCTGATCCGCAGGCTACCTTCCTACCAGGCGAACATCCGCAAGCGTCTCATCAAGAGCCCCAAGATCTATTGGCGTGATAGCGGGCTCCTGCATGCTCTCTTGAATGTCTCGAACGAACGGCGCCTGCTCAGCCAACCATGGGTCGGCGCGAGCTGGGAAGGCTTCGTGATCGAGCAGGCGCTGGGTGAGCTCTCCGCGCGTGGACGAAGTTTCACGGCTCACTACTTTAGGACCGGTGACCAACACGAAATGGACCTCGTGTTGGATTTCGGGAAGGAGTGTTGGGCTGTCGAGGTGAAGCTCACATCCTCCCCCTCACCGGAGGATATGGCGCGGCTGGACAAAGCCGCTGACCTTATCAAGGCGTCGCGGCGCTTCCTGGTTTCGCAGACCGGCCGTTCGAGCGGAGACGACCG
Proteins encoded:
- a CDS encoding ATP-binding protein gives rise to the protein MQGMIARLVRRLVQQRLSAYPAVALIGPRQCGKTTLARSLDGIYFDLEQESERLRLDLEWDRLAAGKDLVILDEAQGCPDTFARLRGTIDRDRKRKGRFLLLGSVSPSLMIRVSESLAGRLSLVDLTPLLFNELRTKASRERLWLCGGYPDGGVLRAGPYPRWQLDYLALLTQRDLPTWGLPARPRTTDRLLRMLAALHGQVWNATQVGQSLGLSYHTVNSYLDYLEGAFLIRRLPSYQANIRKRLIKSPKIYWRDSGLLHALLNVSNERRLLSQPWVGASWEGFVIEQALGELSARGRSFTAHYFRTGDQHEMDLVLDFGKECWAVEVKLTSSPSPEDMARLDKAADLIKASRRFLVSQTGRSSGDDRRISCNLSTFLKHLRDDGS